Proteins found in one Quercus robur chromosome 2, dhQueRobu3.1, whole genome shotgun sequence genomic segment:
- the LOC126713952 gene encoding probable isoprenylcysteine alpha-carbonyl methylesterase ICMEL2 isoform X3 — translation MNLEVDAKPSLLSSSDKLFTHSLTDATKHHHHHHQRRRRCSSSSSSADAKLRDAPTRLNRAQSISHAAAETYLVTRLSFILLRYLGVGYRWITRLIALGCYALLLMPGFLQVAYYYFFSSQVRRSVVYGDQPRNRLDLFLPANSGEPKPVVIFVTGGAWIIGYKAWGSLLGQQLAERDIIVACIDYRNFPQGTIGDMVEDTSQGISFVCNHLTEYGGDPNRIYLMGQSAGAHISACALLEQAIKESEPEKGESITWSVSQLKAYFGLSGGYNLPNLVDHFNNRGLYRSIFLSIMEGEQGLQRFSPEVQIQDKSIRDAVSRLPPITLFHGTSDYSIPSDARYLLIFCSKTFVDALQRAGAQAKLVLYEGKTHTDLFLQDPLRGGKDELFDHLVSVIHAGDKEALDKDAMAPPRRRLVPEFLLKLARKISPF, via the exons ATGAATTTAGAGGTGGACGCCAAGCCTAGCTTGCTCTCTTCTTCTGATAAGCTTTTCACTCACTCTCTCACTGATGCCAccaaacaccaccaccaccaccaccagcgtCGCCGCCGatgctcctcctcctcctcctccgccgACGCCAAGCTTCGAGATGCGCCGACGCGGCTCAACCGCGCTCAGTCTATCAGCCACGCCGCCGCCGAGACTTATCTCGTCACTCGGCTCAGCTTCATCCTCCTCCGATATCTAGG GGTAGGCTACCGGTGGATCACAAGATTAATTGCTCTTGGTTGTTATGCCTTGCTACTTATGCCCGGCTTTCTTCAAG TTGCATATTATTATTTCTTCTCAAGCCAGGTCCGGCGAAGTGTTGTTTATGGAGATCAACCAAGAAATAG ATTGGATCTATTTTTACCTGCAAATAGTGGTGAACCAAAGCCAGTTGTTATATTTGTAACTGGTGGAGCTTGGATTATTGG GTACAAAGCATGGGGTTCTCTTTTGGGACAGCAATTGGCAGAAAGAGACATAATAGTGGCATGCATTGACTAtag GAATTTTCCCCAGGGGACTATTGGTGATATGGTAGAAGATACTTCCCAGGGCATTTCATTTGTCTGCAACCACCTTACTGAGTATGGGGGTGACCCTAACAG GATCTATCTAATGGGGCAATCAGCTGGTGCACATATTTCTGCTTgtgccctcctggagcaagcAATCAAAGAATCTGAACCCGAGAAAGGAGAGAGTATTACATGGAGTGTATCTCAATTAAAAGCTTATTTTGGTTTATCTGGAgg GTACAATTTACCTAATTTAGTTGATCACTTCAATAATCGAGGTCTCTATCGCTCCATTTTCTTAAG CATTATGGAAGGTGAACAAGGATTGCAACGATTTTCTCCTGAAGTTCAAATACAGGACAAAAGCATTAGAGATGCTGTTTCTCGCTTGCCTCCTATTACTCTTTTCCATGGAACTTCAGATTATTCCATACCATCAGATGCCAG ATATTTACTCATCTTTTGCAGTAAAACTTTCGTAGATGCTCTTCAAAGGGCAGGAGCTCAAGCAAAGCTAGTTCTTTATGAGGGAAAAACACATACAGATTTGTTTCTCCAA GATCCTTTAAGAGGGGGTAAAGATGAACTGTTTGACCATTTAGTTTCTGTGATACATGCCGGTGATAAGGAAGCTCTTGACAAGGATGCTATGGCCCCTCCAAGAAGACGCCTTGTTCCTGAGTTTTTGTTGAAGTTGGCTCGCAAGATTAGCCCCTTCTAG
- the LOC126713952 gene encoding isoprenylcysteine alpha-carbonyl methylesterase ICME-like isoform X4, with product MNLEVDAKPSLLSSSDKLFTHSLTDATKHHHHHHQRRRRCSSSSSSADAKLRDAPTRLNRAQSISHAAAETYLVTRLSFILLRYLGVGYRWITRLIALGCYALLLMPGFLQVAYYYFFSSQVRRSVVYGDQPRNRLDLFLPANSGEPKPVVIFVTGGAWIIGYKAWGSLLGQQLAERDIIVACIDYRNFPQGTIGDMVEDTSQGISFVCNHLTEYGGDPNRIYLMGQSAGAHISACALLEQAIKESEPEKGESITWSVSQLKAYFGLSGGYNLPNLVDHFNNRGLYRSIFLSIMEGEQGLQRFSPEVQIQDKSIRDAVSRLPPITLFHGTSDYSIPSDASKTFVDALQRAGAQAKLVLYEGKTHTDLFLQDPLRGGKDELFDHLVSVIHAGDKEALDKDAMAPPRRRLVPEFLLKLARKISPF from the exons ATGAATTTAGAGGTGGACGCCAAGCCTAGCTTGCTCTCTTCTTCTGATAAGCTTTTCACTCACTCTCTCACTGATGCCAccaaacaccaccaccaccaccaccagcgtCGCCGCCGatgctcctcctcctcctcctccgccgACGCCAAGCTTCGAGATGCGCCGACGCGGCTCAACCGCGCTCAGTCTATCAGCCACGCCGCCGCCGAGACTTATCTCGTCACTCGGCTCAGCTTCATCCTCCTCCGATATCTAGG GGTAGGCTACCGGTGGATCACAAGATTAATTGCTCTTGGTTGTTATGCCTTGCTACTTATGCCCGGCTTTCTTCAAG TTGCATATTATTATTTCTTCTCAAGCCAGGTCCGGCGAAGTGTTGTTTATGGAGATCAACCAAGAAATAG ATTGGATCTATTTTTACCTGCAAATAGTGGTGAACCAAAGCCAGTTGTTATATTTGTAACTGGTGGAGCTTGGATTATTGG GTACAAAGCATGGGGTTCTCTTTTGGGACAGCAATTGGCAGAAAGAGACATAATAGTGGCATGCATTGACTAtag GAATTTTCCCCAGGGGACTATTGGTGATATGGTAGAAGATACTTCCCAGGGCATTTCATTTGTCTGCAACCACCTTACTGAGTATGGGGGTGACCCTAACAG GATCTATCTAATGGGGCAATCAGCTGGTGCACATATTTCTGCTTgtgccctcctggagcaagcAATCAAAGAATCTGAACCCGAGAAAGGAGAGAGTATTACATGGAGTGTATCTCAATTAAAAGCTTATTTTGGTTTATCTGGAgg GTACAATTTACCTAATTTAGTTGATCACTTCAATAATCGAGGTCTCTATCGCTCCATTTTCTTAAG CATTATGGAAGGTGAACAAGGATTGCAACGATTTTCTCCTGAAGTTCAAATACAGGACAAAAGCATTAGAGATGCTGTTTCTCGCTTGCCTCCTATTACTCTTTTCCATGGAACTTCAGATTATTCCATACCATCAGATGCCAG TAAAACTTTCGTAGATGCTCTTCAAAGGGCAGGAGCTCAAGCAAAGCTAGTTCTTTATGAGGGAAAAACACATACAGATTTGTTTCTCCAA GATCCTTTAAGAGGGGGTAAAGATGAACTGTTTGACCATTTAGTTTCTGTGATACATGCCGGTGATAAGGAAGCTCTTGACAAGGATGCTATGGCCCCTCCAAGAAGACGCCTTGTTCCTGAGTTTTTGTTGAAGTTGGCTCGCAAGATTAGCCCCTTCTAG
- the LOC126713952 gene encoding probable isoprenylcysteine alpha-carbonyl methylesterase ICMEL2 isoform X1, with translation MNLEVDAKPSLLSSSDKLFTHSLTDATKHHHHHHQRRRRCSSSSSSADAKLRDAPTRLNRAQSISHAAAETYLVTRLSFILLRYLGVGYRWITRLIALGCYALLLMPGFLQVAYYYFFSSQVRRSVVYGDQPRNRLDLFLPANSGEPKPVVIFVTGGAWIIGYKAWGSLLGQQLAERDIIVACIDYRNFPQGTIGDMVEDTSQGISFVCNHLTEYGGDPNRIYLMGQSAGAHISACALLEQAIKESEPEKGESITWSVSQLKAYFGLSGGYNLPNLVDHFNNRGLYRSIFLSIMEGEQGLQRFSPEVQIQDKSIRDAVSRLPPITLFHGTSDYSIPSDARYLLIFCSKTFVDALQRAGAQAKLVLYEGKTHTDLFLQQGGLVLQSNPQLFGHSMQDPLRGGKDELFDHLVSVIHAGDKEALDKDAMAPPRRRLVPEFLLKLARKISPF, from the exons ATGAATTTAGAGGTGGACGCCAAGCCTAGCTTGCTCTCTTCTTCTGATAAGCTTTTCACTCACTCTCTCACTGATGCCAccaaacaccaccaccaccaccaccagcgtCGCCGCCGatgctcctcctcctcctcctccgccgACGCCAAGCTTCGAGATGCGCCGACGCGGCTCAACCGCGCTCAGTCTATCAGCCACGCCGCCGCCGAGACTTATCTCGTCACTCGGCTCAGCTTCATCCTCCTCCGATATCTAGG GGTAGGCTACCGGTGGATCACAAGATTAATTGCTCTTGGTTGTTATGCCTTGCTACTTATGCCCGGCTTTCTTCAAG TTGCATATTATTATTTCTTCTCAAGCCAGGTCCGGCGAAGTGTTGTTTATGGAGATCAACCAAGAAATAG ATTGGATCTATTTTTACCTGCAAATAGTGGTGAACCAAAGCCAGTTGTTATATTTGTAACTGGTGGAGCTTGGATTATTGG GTACAAAGCATGGGGTTCTCTTTTGGGACAGCAATTGGCAGAAAGAGACATAATAGTGGCATGCATTGACTAtag GAATTTTCCCCAGGGGACTATTGGTGATATGGTAGAAGATACTTCCCAGGGCATTTCATTTGTCTGCAACCACCTTACTGAGTATGGGGGTGACCCTAACAG GATCTATCTAATGGGGCAATCAGCTGGTGCACATATTTCTGCTTgtgccctcctggagcaagcAATCAAAGAATCTGAACCCGAGAAAGGAGAGAGTATTACATGGAGTGTATCTCAATTAAAAGCTTATTTTGGTTTATCTGGAgg GTACAATTTACCTAATTTAGTTGATCACTTCAATAATCGAGGTCTCTATCGCTCCATTTTCTTAAG CATTATGGAAGGTGAACAAGGATTGCAACGATTTTCTCCTGAAGTTCAAATACAGGACAAAAGCATTAGAGATGCTGTTTCTCGCTTGCCTCCTATTACTCTTTTCCATGGAACTTCAGATTATTCCATACCATCAGATGCCAG ATATTTACTCATCTTTTGCAGTAAAACTTTCGTAGATGCTCTTCAAAGGGCAGGAGCTCAAGCAAAGCTAGTTCTTTATGAGGGAAAAACACATACAGATTTGTTTCTCCAA CAAGGTGGCCTTGTGCTTCAAAGCAACCCTCAACTTTTTGGTCATTCGATGCAGGATCCTTTAAGAGGGGGTAAAGATGAACTGTTTGACCATTTAGTTTCTGTGATACATGCCGGTGATAAGGAAGCTCTTGACAAGGATGCTATGGCCCCTCCAAGAAGACGCCTTGTTCCTGAGTTTTTGTTGAAGTTGGCTCGCAAGATTAGCCCCTTCTAG
- the LOC126713952 gene encoding probable isoprenylcysteine alpha-carbonyl methylesterase ICMEL2 isoform X2 encodes MNLEVDAKPSLLSSSDKLFTHSLTDATKHHHHHHQRRRRCSSSSSSADAKLRDAPTRLNRAQSISHAAAETYLVTRLSFILLRYLGVGYRWITRLIALGCYALLLMPGFLQVAYYYFFSSQVRRSVVYGDQPRNRLDLFLPANSGEPKPVVIFVTGGAWIIGYKAWGSLLGQQLAERDIIVACIDYRNFPQGTIGDMVEDTSQGISFVCNHLTEYGGDPNRIYLMGQSAGAHISACALLEQAIKESEPEKGESITWSVSQLKAYFGLSGGYNLPNLVDHFNNRGLYRSIFLSIMEGEQGLQRFSPEVQIQDKSIRDAVSRLPPITLFHGTSDYSIPSDASKTFVDALQRAGAQAKLVLYEGKTHTDLFLQQGGLVLQSNPQLFGHSMQDPLRGGKDELFDHLVSVIHAGDKEALDKDAMAPPRRRLVPEFLLKLARKISPF; translated from the exons ATGAATTTAGAGGTGGACGCCAAGCCTAGCTTGCTCTCTTCTTCTGATAAGCTTTTCACTCACTCTCTCACTGATGCCAccaaacaccaccaccaccaccaccagcgtCGCCGCCGatgctcctcctcctcctcctccgccgACGCCAAGCTTCGAGATGCGCCGACGCGGCTCAACCGCGCTCAGTCTATCAGCCACGCCGCCGCCGAGACTTATCTCGTCACTCGGCTCAGCTTCATCCTCCTCCGATATCTAGG GGTAGGCTACCGGTGGATCACAAGATTAATTGCTCTTGGTTGTTATGCCTTGCTACTTATGCCCGGCTTTCTTCAAG TTGCATATTATTATTTCTTCTCAAGCCAGGTCCGGCGAAGTGTTGTTTATGGAGATCAACCAAGAAATAG ATTGGATCTATTTTTACCTGCAAATAGTGGTGAACCAAAGCCAGTTGTTATATTTGTAACTGGTGGAGCTTGGATTATTGG GTACAAAGCATGGGGTTCTCTTTTGGGACAGCAATTGGCAGAAAGAGACATAATAGTGGCATGCATTGACTAtag GAATTTTCCCCAGGGGACTATTGGTGATATGGTAGAAGATACTTCCCAGGGCATTTCATTTGTCTGCAACCACCTTACTGAGTATGGGGGTGACCCTAACAG GATCTATCTAATGGGGCAATCAGCTGGTGCACATATTTCTGCTTgtgccctcctggagcaagcAATCAAAGAATCTGAACCCGAGAAAGGAGAGAGTATTACATGGAGTGTATCTCAATTAAAAGCTTATTTTGGTTTATCTGGAgg GTACAATTTACCTAATTTAGTTGATCACTTCAATAATCGAGGTCTCTATCGCTCCATTTTCTTAAG CATTATGGAAGGTGAACAAGGATTGCAACGATTTTCTCCTGAAGTTCAAATACAGGACAAAAGCATTAGAGATGCTGTTTCTCGCTTGCCTCCTATTACTCTTTTCCATGGAACTTCAGATTATTCCATACCATCAGATGCCAG TAAAACTTTCGTAGATGCTCTTCAAAGGGCAGGAGCTCAAGCAAAGCTAGTTCTTTATGAGGGAAAAACACATACAGATTTGTTTCTCCAA CAAGGTGGCCTTGTGCTTCAAAGCAACCCTCAACTTTTTGGTCATTCGATGCAGGATCCTTTAAGAGGGGGTAAAGATGAACTGTTTGACCATTTAGTTTCTGTGATACATGCCGGTGATAAGGAAGCTCTTGACAAGGATGCTATGGCCCCTCCAAGAAGACGCCTTGTTCCTGAGTTTTTGTTGAAGTTGGCTCGCAAGATTAGCCCCTTCTAG
- the LOC126713952 gene encoding isoprenylcysteine alpha-carbonyl methylesterase ICME-like isoform X6, with the protein MPGFLQVAYYYFFSSQVRRSVVYGDQPRNRLDLFLPANSGEPKPVVIFVTGGAWIIGYKAWGSLLGQQLAERDIIVACIDYRNFPQGTIGDMVEDTSQGISFVCNHLTEYGGDPNRIYLMGQSAGAHISACALLEQAIKESEPEKGESITWSVSQLKAYFGLSGGYNLPNLVDHFNNRGLYRSIFLSIMEGEQGLQRFSPEVQIQDKSIRDAVSRLPPITLFHGTSDYSIPSDARYLLIFCSKTFVDALQRAGAQAKLVLYEGKTHTDLFLQQGGLVLQSNPQLFGHSMQDPLRGGKDELFDHLVSVIHAGDKEALDKDAMAPPRRRLVPEFLLKLARKISPF; encoded by the exons ATGCCCGGCTTTCTTCAAG TTGCATATTATTATTTCTTCTCAAGCCAGGTCCGGCGAAGTGTTGTTTATGGAGATCAACCAAGAAATAG ATTGGATCTATTTTTACCTGCAAATAGTGGTGAACCAAAGCCAGTTGTTATATTTGTAACTGGTGGAGCTTGGATTATTGG GTACAAAGCATGGGGTTCTCTTTTGGGACAGCAATTGGCAGAAAGAGACATAATAGTGGCATGCATTGACTAtag GAATTTTCCCCAGGGGACTATTGGTGATATGGTAGAAGATACTTCCCAGGGCATTTCATTTGTCTGCAACCACCTTACTGAGTATGGGGGTGACCCTAACAG GATCTATCTAATGGGGCAATCAGCTGGTGCACATATTTCTGCTTgtgccctcctggagcaagcAATCAAAGAATCTGAACCCGAGAAAGGAGAGAGTATTACATGGAGTGTATCTCAATTAAAAGCTTATTTTGGTTTATCTGGAgg GTACAATTTACCTAATTTAGTTGATCACTTCAATAATCGAGGTCTCTATCGCTCCATTTTCTTAAG CATTATGGAAGGTGAACAAGGATTGCAACGATTTTCTCCTGAAGTTCAAATACAGGACAAAAGCATTAGAGATGCTGTTTCTCGCTTGCCTCCTATTACTCTTTTCCATGGAACTTCAGATTATTCCATACCATCAGATGCCAG ATATTTACTCATCTTTTGCAGTAAAACTTTCGTAGATGCTCTTCAAAGGGCAGGAGCTCAAGCAAAGCTAGTTCTTTATGAGGGAAAAACACATACAGATTTGTTTCTCCAA CAAGGTGGCCTTGTGCTTCAAAGCAACCCTCAACTTTTTGGTCATTCGATGCAGGATCCTTTAAGAGGGGGTAAAGATGAACTGTTTGACCATTTAGTTTCTGTGATACATGCCGGTGATAAGGAAGCTCTTGACAAGGATGCTATGGCCCCTCCAAGAAGACGCCTTGTTCCTGAGTTTTTGTTGAAGTTGGCTCGCAAGATTAGCCCCTTCTAG
- the LOC126713952 gene encoding isoprenylcysteine alpha-carbonyl methylesterase ICME-like isoform X5, with translation MNLEVDAKPSLLSSSDKLFTHSLTDATKHHHHHHQRRRRCSSSSSSADAKLRDAPTRLNRAQSISHAAAETYLVTRLSFILLRYLGVGYRWITRLIALGCYALLLMPGFLQVAYYYFFSSQVRRSVVYGDQPRNRLDLFLPANSGEPKPVVIFVTGGAWIIGYKAWGSLLGQQLAERDIIVACIDYRNFPQGTIGDMVEDTSQGISFVCNHLTEYGGDPNRIYLMGQSAGAHISACALLEQAIKESEPEKGESITWSVSQLKAYFGLSGGYNLPNLVDHFNNRGLYRSIFLSIMEGEQGLQRFSPEVQIQDKSIRDAVSRLPPITLFHGTSDYSIPSDARCSSKGRSSSKASSL, from the exons ATGAATTTAGAGGTGGACGCCAAGCCTAGCTTGCTCTCTTCTTCTGATAAGCTTTTCACTCACTCTCTCACTGATGCCAccaaacaccaccaccaccaccaccagcgtCGCCGCCGatgctcctcctcctcctcctccgccgACGCCAAGCTTCGAGATGCGCCGACGCGGCTCAACCGCGCTCAGTCTATCAGCCACGCCGCCGCCGAGACTTATCTCGTCACTCGGCTCAGCTTCATCCTCCTCCGATATCTAGG GGTAGGCTACCGGTGGATCACAAGATTAATTGCTCTTGGTTGTTATGCCTTGCTACTTATGCCCGGCTTTCTTCAAG TTGCATATTATTATTTCTTCTCAAGCCAGGTCCGGCGAAGTGTTGTTTATGGAGATCAACCAAGAAATAG ATTGGATCTATTTTTACCTGCAAATAGTGGTGAACCAAAGCCAGTTGTTATATTTGTAACTGGTGGAGCTTGGATTATTGG GTACAAAGCATGGGGTTCTCTTTTGGGACAGCAATTGGCAGAAAGAGACATAATAGTGGCATGCATTGACTAtag GAATTTTCCCCAGGGGACTATTGGTGATATGGTAGAAGATACTTCCCAGGGCATTTCATTTGTCTGCAACCACCTTACTGAGTATGGGGGTGACCCTAACAG GATCTATCTAATGGGGCAATCAGCTGGTGCACATATTTCTGCTTgtgccctcctggagcaagcAATCAAAGAATCTGAACCCGAGAAAGGAGAGAGTATTACATGGAGTGTATCTCAATTAAAAGCTTATTTTGGTTTATCTGGAgg GTACAATTTACCTAATTTAGTTGATCACTTCAATAATCGAGGTCTCTATCGCTCCATTTTCTTAAG CATTATGGAAGGTGAACAAGGATTGCAACGATTTTCTCCTGAAGTTCAAATACAGGACAAAAGCATTAGAGATGCTGTTTCTCGCTTGCCTCCTATTACTCTTTTCCATGGAACTTCAGATTATTCCATACCATCAGATGCCAG ATGCTCTTCAAAGGGCAGGAGCTCAAGCAAAGCTAGTTCTTTATGA